From Mycobacterium lacus, one genomic window encodes:
- the dosS gene encoding hypoxia sensor histidine kinase DosS/DevS encodes MDNGPNYAGEAIAGAGDEAMRPLRHTLSQLRLRELLVEVQDRVEQIVEGRDRLDGLVEAMLVVTSGLDLDATLRSIVHSATNLVDARYGALEVHDRDNRVVQFVYEGIDEDTVRRIGHFPQGLGVIGLLIDDPKPLRLDDISRHPASVGFPAHHPPMRTFLGVPVRVRDESFGTLYLTDKTNGQPFSDDDEVLVQALAAAAGIAIANARLYQQAKARQAWIASTRDIATELLSGTEPTTVFPLVAEEALKLTAADAALVAIPVDENMPSADVGELLVIETVGSAVASTAGRTIPVGGTALGDAFVNRTPHRVDRIELDGVGDAGPALLLPLRAADTVAGVVVVLRQDGPGTFTDEQLEMMAAFADQAALAWQLATSQRRMRELDVLTDRDRIARDLHDHVIQRLFAVGLALQGTVPRARDPEVRQRLSEAVDDLQGVIQEIRTSIFDLHGASQGKTRLRQRIDDAIAQFSGPGLRTTTQFVGPLSVVGSTLADHAEAVVREAVSNVVRHAEATALTVRVRVDDDLCIEVSDNGRGMPDELTSSGLTNLRRRAAEAGGDFTIETTPTTGGTLLRWSAPLLQ; translated from the coding sequence ATGGATAACGGGCCGAACTACGCGGGCGAAGCCATTGCGGGCGCGGGTGACGAGGCTATGCGGCCATTGCGGCACACCCTGTCGCAACTACGCCTGCGCGAACTCCTGGTCGAGGTGCAGGACCGCGTCGAGCAGATCGTCGAGGGCCGCGATCGCCTCGACGGGCTGGTGGAGGCCATGTTGGTGGTCACGTCCGGGTTGGACCTGGACGCCACCCTGCGGTCGATCGTGCACTCGGCGACCAATCTCGTTGACGCCAGGTACGGGGCCCTGGAGGTGCACGACCGGGATAACCGCGTGGTGCAGTTCGTCTACGAGGGTATCGACGAGGACACCGTCCGGCGTATCGGCCACTTTCCCCAAGGTCTCGGTGTCATCGGGTTGCTCATCGACGATCCCAAACCCCTGCGACTAGACGATATTTCGCGGCATCCCGCCTCCGTCGGCTTTCCGGCACACCACCCGCCGATGCGAACCTTCCTCGGGGTGCCGGTTCGGGTGCGCGACGAATCGTTCGGCACTTTGTACCTCACCGACAAGACCAATGGGCAACCGTTCAGCGATGACGACGAGGTGCTGGTCCAGGCACTAGCCGCGGCCGCAGGCATCGCCATCGCCAATGCGCGGCTTTACCAGCAGGCCAAGGCGCGCCAGGCGTGGATCGCGTCTACCCGCGACATCGCCACCGAATTGCTCTCCGGCACGGAACCCACGACGGTGTTCCCGCTTGTCGCCGAGGAGGCACTCAAACTGACCGCGGCTGATGCGGCCCTGGTGGCCATCCCCGTCGACGAGAACATGCCGTCCGCTGACGTGGGCGAGCTGCTGGTGATTGAAACGGTAGGCAGCGCGGTGGCTTCCACCGCGGGGCGAACCATTCCGGTGGGGGGCACAGCCCTCGGGGACGCCTTCGTCAATCGCACTCCGCACCGGGTCGATCGGATCGAGCTGGACGGTGTGGGCGACGCGGGTCCGGCGCTACTGCTCCCGCTGCGGGCCGCCGACACCGTCGCCGGTGTCGTCGTCGTCCTGCGCCAGGACGGTCCGGGCACGTTCACCGACGAACAACTCGAGATGATGGCCGCTTTCGCCGACCAGGCCGCGCTGGCCTGGCAATTGGCCACCTCGCAGCGACGGATGCGAGAACTCGACGTGCTCACCGACCGGGACCGCATTGCGCGTGATCTCCACGACCACGTGATACAGCGGCTTTTCGCGGTCGGCCTGGCGTTGCAAGGTACGGTGCCGCGAGCGCGCGATCCCGAGGTGCGGCAACGACTTTCGGAGGCCGTCGACGATCTGCAGGGCGTCATCCAGGAGATCCGGACCTCCATCTTCGATCTGCACGGGGCGTCGCAAGGCAAGACTCGGCTCCGGCAACGGATCGACGACGCAATAGCTCAATTCAGCGGCCCGGGGTTACGTACCACCACTCAATTCGTCGGGCCGTTGTCGGTGGTCGGCAGCACGCTGGCCGATCATGCCGAGGCGGTGGTGCGGGAGGCGGTCAGCAATGTCGTCCGCCACGCCGAGGCCACCGCGTTGACGGTGCGGGTCAGGGTCGACGACGACTTGTGCATCGAGGTGAGTGACAACGGGCGGGGCATGCCCGACGAGTTGACCAGTAGCGGATTGACGAATCTGCGGCGGCGTGCGGCAGAGGCCGGCGGTGACTTCACCATCGAGACGACGCCCACCACGGGTGGAACACTGCTGCGATGGTCAGCGCCGTTGCTCCAATAG